One segment of Kogia breviceps isolate mKogBre1 chromosome 14, mKogBre1 haplotype 1, whole genome shotgun sequence DNA contains the following:
- the STMN3 gene encoding stathmin-3, with the protein MASTVSAYKEKMKELSVLSLICSCFSQPHPSASYQYGDMEVKQLDKRASGQSFEVILKSPSDLSPESPMLSSPPKRKDTSLEELQRRLEAAEGRRKTQEAQVLKQLAERREHEREVLHKALEENNNFSRLAEEKLNYKMELSKEIREAHLAALRERLREKELHAAEVRRNKEQRGEMSG; encoded by the exons ATGGCCAGCACCGTGTCCG CCTACaaggagaagatgaaggagcTGTCGGTGCTGTCGCTCATCTGCTCCTGCTTCTCGCAGCCGCACCCCAGCGCCAGCTACCAGTATGGGG ACATGGAGGTGAAGCAGCTGGACAAGAGGGCCTCCGGCCAGAGCTTTGAGGTCATCCTCAAGTCCCCTTCCGACCTGTCCCCGGAGAGTCCCATGCTCTCCTCCCCCCCCAAGAGGAAGGACACCTCCCTGGAGGAGCTGCAGAGGCGGCTGGAGGCAGCCGAGGGGCGGAGAAAG ACGCAGGAGGCGCAGGTGCTGAAGCAGCTGGCGGAGCGGCGCGAGCACGAGCGCGAGGTGCTGCACAAGGCGCTGGAGGAGAACAACAACTTCAGCCGCCTGGCCGAGGAGAAGCTCAACTACAAGATGGAGCTCAGCAAGGAGATCCGCGAAGCGCACCTGGCCGCGCTGCGTGAGCGGCTGCGTGAGAAG GAGCTGCACGCTGCCGAAGTGCGCAGGAACAAGGAGCAGCGTGGGGAGATGTCCGGCTAA